Proteins from a single region of Starkeya sp. ORNL1:
- the obgE gene encoding GTPase ObgE, with the protein MKFLDQAKIYVRSGDGGAGCLSFRREKFIEFGGPDGGDGGRGGDVWIECVDGLNTLIDYRFQQHFKAKKGGYGMGKNRAGGKGDDVVLKVPAGTEVLDEEGETVLADFTEIGQKIRLLKGGNGGFGNAHFQTSVNQAPRRVNPGLEGEERWIWLRLKLIADAGLVGLPNAGKSTFLAATTAAKPKIADYPFTTLHPGLGVVRVDGREFVLADIPGLIEGASEGVGLGDRFLAHIERCRVLLHLVDGTCEHAGKTYKTVRKELELYGGGLEDKPEIVALSKADALDPDTLKEQVARLKRAAKKTPLVLSAQSGEGVQTALRALARVITHGREEEVEREVHEPWRP; encoded by the coding sequence ATGAAATTCCTCGACCAGGCGAAAATCTATGTCCGCTCCGGTGACGGCGGAGCCGGCTGCCTGTCGTTCCGGCGGGAGAAGTTCATCGAGTTCGGCGGCCCGGACGGCGGCGATGGCGGGCGCGGCGGCGACGTATGGATCGAATGCGTCGATGGCCTCAACACACTGATCGACTACCGCTTCCAGCAGCACTTCAAGGCCAAGAAGGGCGGCTACGGCATGGGCAAGAACCGCGCCGGCGGCAAGGGCGACGACGTGGTGCTGAAGGTCCCGGCCGGCACCGAGGTGCTGGACGAGGAAGGCGAGACCGTGCTCGCCGACTTCACCGAGATCGGCCAGAAGATCCGCCTGCTCAAGGGCGGCAATGGCGGCTTCGGCAATGCGCACTTCCAGACCTCGGTCAACCAGGCGCCGCGCCGCGTCAATCCCGGCCTCGAGGGCGAGGAGCGCTGGATCTGGCTGCGGCTGAAGCTGATTGCCGACGCCGGCCTGGTCGGCCTGCCCAATGCCGGCAAATCGACCTTCCTCGCCGCCACCACCGCCGCCAAGCCGAAGATCGCCGATTATCCCTTCACCACCTTGCACCCCGGCCTCGGCGTGGTGCGGGTGGACGGGCGCGAATTCGTGCTGGCCGACATTCCCGGCCTGATCGAGGGTGCCAGCGAAGGCGTCGGCCTCGGCGACCGCTTCCTCGCCCATATCGAGCGCTGCCGCGTGCTGCTGCACCTCGTCGATGGCACCTGCGAGCATGCCGGCAAGACCTACAAGACCGTGCGCAAGGAGCTGGAGCTCTATGGCGGCGGGCTGGAGGACAAGCCGGAGATCGTCGCCCTCTCCAAGGCCGACGCGCTCGATCCCGACACGCTCAAGGAACAGGTCGCCCGCCTGAAGCGCGCGGCGAAGAAGACGCCTTTGGTGCTCTCCGCGCAGTCCGGCGAAGGCGTGCAGACCGCGCTGCGCGCACTCGCCCGTGTCATCACCCACGGCCGCGAGGAAGAGGTGGAGCGCGAGGTCCACGAGCCCTGGCGACCGTGA
- a CDS encoding GNAT family N-acetyltransferase has product MTLVEATPGSTLAESSTAVLETERLVLRAPRIEDMAWIAELADNRNVAEMTANIPHPYGMADAAAFVANLPTGAGAATFAIFLRTDGFNPIGPPIPVGMCGFVSRNGEHPEIGYWLGEPYWGRGIATEAVRALIDHAFGDLRHEALLAAARVINPSSRRVIEKCGFQWTGAGLTRVRSIGASVPVDRFRLERSLWASLRAWGATAHPTRGRQVDRSLDRRH; this is encoded by the coding sequence ATGACACTCGTTGAAGCGACCCCCGGGTCCACACTCGCCGAGAGCAGTACCGCCGTCCTCGAAACTGAACGGCTCGTGCTCCGCGCGCCGCGCATCGAGGACATGGCCTGGATCGCCGAGCTGGCGGACAACCGGAACGTCGCCGAGATGACGGCGAACATACCTCACCCCTATGGCATGGCGGACGCCGCCGCCTTCGTCGCCAATCTGCCCACCGGCGCCGGCGCGGCGACCTTCGCCATCTTCCTGCGTACCGATGGCTTCAACCCCATCGGCCCGCCGATTCCCGTGGGCATGTGCGGCTTCGTCTCGCGCAATGGCGAGCATCCGGAGATCGGCTACTGGCTCGGCGAGCCCTATTGGGGCCGCGGCATCGCCACCGAGGCGGTGCGGGCGCTGATCGACCACGCCTTTGGTGATCTGCGCCACGAGGCGCTGCTCGCCGCCGCCCGCGTCATCAATCCGAGCTCGCGGCGGGTGATCGAGAAGTGCGGCTTCCAGTGGACCGGCGCGGGCCTCACCCGCGTGCGCTCCATCGGCGCCTCGGTTCCGGTCGATCGCTTCCGGCTGGAGCGAAGCCTGTGGGCCTCGTTGCGCGCCTGGGGCGCAACCGCCCATCCGACGCGGGGCCGGCAGGTCGACCGGAGCTTGGATCGGCGACATTGA
- the rpmA gene encoding 50S ribosomal protein L27: MAHKKAGGSSRNGRDSAGRRLGVKKFGGEAVLAGNIIIRQRGTRWHAGTNVGMGKDHTLFALEAGKVEYRNKANDRTYVYVIPAAEAAE, translated from the coding sequence ATGGCTCATAAGAAAGCAGGCGGTTCCTCCCGCAACGGTCGCGATTCGGCTGGCCGCCGTCTCGGCGTGAAGAAGTTCGGCGGCGAAGCCGTTCTTGCCGGCAACATCATTATTCGTCAGCGCGGCACGCGCTGGCATGCCGGTACCAATGTGGGCATGGGCAAGGACCATACCCTTTTTGCGCTCGAAGCCGGCAAAGTCGAATACCGAAACAAAGCCAACGACCGAACCTACGTCTACGTAATTCCGGCCGCCGAGGCCGCCGAATAA
- the rplU gene encoding 50S ribosomal protein L21 has protein sequence MFAVIKTGGKQYRVAADEVVTLGKIEAEAGATVTFPVLMLGGDSPKIGAPLVEGAEVAAEIVSHKRGDKIIAFKKRRRQNSRRKIGHRQDFTVVRITSITGA, from the coding sequence ATGTTCGCGGTCATCAAGACAGGCGGCAAGCAGTATCGGGTCGCCGCCGACGAAGTCGTGACGCTCGGCAAGATCGAAGCCGAAGCCGGCGCGACCGTGACCTTCCCGGTGCTCATGCTCGGCGGGGATTCCCCCAAGATCGGCGCTCCGCTGGTCGAGGGCGCCGAAGTCGCCGCCGAGATCGTCAGCCACAAGCGTGGCGACAAGATCATCGCCTTCAAGAAGCGTCGCCGTCAGAATTCGCGCCGCAAGATCGGGCACCGCCAGGACTTCACGGTCGTCCGCATCACCTCGATCACCGGCGCCTGA
- a CDS encoding CsbD family protein — protein MDKHRITGAAREMSGRLKEVAGSASEEAARRAEGAYDEALGYGARALGQARDQARYLADDAYEAGQRLYGQGMTSLSRQAGAHPLAMVVAAGLAGAAIAWLMMGSNSNRR, from the coding sequence ATGGACAAGCACCGTATCACGGGCGCCGCGCGGGAAATGAGCGGCCGGCTGAAGGAAGTCGCCGGCAGCGCGAGCGAGGAAGCCGCCCGCCGCGCCGAGGGCGCCTATGACGAGGCGCTCGGCTATGGCGCCCGCGCGCTGGGCCAGGCGAGAGACCAGGCGCGCTATCTCGCCGACGACGCCTATGAGGCCGGCCAGCGCCTCTATGGCCAGGGCATGACGAGCCTCTCGCGCCAGGCCGGCGCGCATCCCCTCGCCATGGTGGTGGCCGCCGGCCTCGCCGGCGCGGCGATCGCGTGGCTGATGATGGGCAGCAACAGCAACCGGCGCTGA
- a CDS encoding flavin reductase family protein produces MSASAQLQPTAHHQEGERASLASADREAFIAAMSGAVTGVHVVATEGPAGQFGVTVSAVASVSADPPIVLACVNRRSPAADAIRRNGVFSINLLADHQTQVSDVFAGRAPDRAAFDFGCAEWREGPTGCKLLKDAVASFDCVVENVCDAGTHVVLFGRVVHALGAGHTPLAHHRRTYCTASPIAAQT; encoded by the coding sequence ATGTCTGCTTCCGCACAATTACAACCGACAGCCCATCACCAGGAAGGCGAACGAGCCTCGCTGGCTTCCGCTGACCGCGAGGCATTTATAGCTGCCATGAGCGGGGCGGTGACTGGGGTCCACGTGGTGGCTACTGAAGGCCCGGCCGGCCAGTTCGGCGTCACCGTCAGCGCTGTGGCCTCGGTCTCGGCAGATCCCCCGATAGTCCTCGCCTGCGTTAATCGCCGCAGCCCGGCGGCGGACGCCATCCGCCGCAACGGTGTGTTCTCGATCAATCTCCTTGCCGATCATCAGACGCAAGTGTCCGACGTGTTCGCTGGACGCGCCCCCGATCGGGCGGCGTTCGATTTCGGCTGCGCGGAGTGGCGTGAAGGGCCGACCGGCTGCAAGCTTCTGAAGGACGCAGTCGCTAGCTTCGACTGCGTGGTGGAAAACGTCTGCGACGCCGGCACGCATGTCGTGCTCTTCGGTCGTGTGGTCCACGCACTCGGCGCCGGGCACACCCCGCTGGCCCATCATCGCCGCACCTACTGCACCGCATCGCCGATAGCCGCGCAAACCTGA
- a CDS encoding 4-hydroxyphenylacetate 3-hydroxylase family protein, translated as MIRTGNQYRDSLRDGRRIWINGERVTDVTTHPMFKPLVDIRARIYDMAHEPRLRDVMTYEEGGERFAIGLKLPYTQDDWHAKRRATDTILEDVKGIVTRVGDETVGEMWSLFDGQDVLNEVDPRFSENIKRHIGLVIQNDPFHVSANTDPKGDRSKRPQEQDPDMLLHVVKETDAGIIVRGAKYETAAAYANQAFTKPTIANWGDEKLSEYAVGFVCDFSSPNLRFIARTGFAGRAPIEDYPLSNRFDEVDTLVVYDDVLIPWENVLFYQHTRAASFIRATLHRYSAFAFVQRNLKLADMMIGAALWNVRQTGLEKQQAVQEKLAELACYREGINAHLTAAIATAEKSPAGLMMPNQSLLMTGRVLACSQLHNMMHLARELCGGQICVTPDAASFRDPEAGKWLSKYYTLNDNWQAEDRRRLLAFARDLLNSDYAGHRLTFQLFAQSPPFAHLGAVYRNFDWDDSLRFTKEAAGLSDRVYGRPAAAAE; from the coding sequence ATGATCAGGACAGGCAATCAGTATCGCGACTCGCTTCGCGACGGACGTCGCATCTGGATCAATGGCGAGCGCGTCACCGACGTGACGACGCATCCGATGTTCAAGCCCCTGGTCGACATTCGCGCCCGCATATACGACATGGCGCACGAGCCGCGGCTCAGGGACGTGATGACCTACGAGGAGGGCGGCGAGCGCTTCGCCATCGGCCTCAAGCTGCCCTACACGCAGGATGATTGGCACGCTAAGAGGCGCGCAACCGACACAATCCTGGAAGACGTAAAAGGCATCGTTACCCGCGTGGGAGACGAGACCGTCGGCGAAATGTGGTCGCTATTCGACGGCCAGGACGTCCTCAATGAGGTCGATCCCCGCTTCTCCGAGAACATCAAGCGGCACATCGGGCTCGTCATTCAGAACGATCCGTTCCACGTCTCGGCCAACACCGATCCGAAGGGCGACCGGTCAAAGCGTCCGCAGGAACAGGATCCCGACATGCTGTTGCATGTCGTGAAGGAGACGGATGCCGGCATTATCGTGCGCGGCGCAAAGTACGAGACGGCGGCGGCCTACGCGAACCAGGCCTTTACCAAACCAACCATCGCCAACTGGGGCGACGAGAAGCTCTCCGAGTATGCGGTCGGGTTCGTCTGCGATTTCTCGTCGCCGAACCTTCGCTTCATCGCCCGCACGGGTTTCGCCGGCCGGGCGCCGATCGAGGACTACCCGCTTTCCAATCGGTTCGATGAGGTCGACACGCTCGTCGTCTATGACGACGTGCTGATTCCCTGGGAGAACGTGCTGTTCTATCAGCACACCCGCGCTGCCAGCTTCATCCGGGCAACGCTGCACCGTTACTCCGCGTTCGCCTTCGTTCAGCGCAATCTCAAGCTGGCTGACATGATGATCGGCGCTGCGCTCTGGAACGTGCGTCAGACCGGCCTCGAAAAACAGCAGGCGGTGCAGGAAAAGCTGGCCGAGCTCGCCTGCTATCGCGAGGGGATCAATGCGCACCTCACCGCGGCCATCGCGACCGCCGAGAAGAGCCCGGCCGGTCTAATGATGCCGAACCAGTCACTGCTGATGACCGGCCGCGTTCTCGCCTGCTCCCAGCTGCACAATATGATGCATCTCGCGCGCGAGCTTTGCGGCGGCCAGATCTGCGTGACCCCGGACGCGGCCTCATTCCGCGATCCGGAAGCCGGAAAATGGCTCAGCAAGTATTACACGTTGAACGACAACTGGCAGGCGGAGGATCGCCGCCGGCTCCTGGCATTCGCCCGCGACCTGCTGAATTCCGACTATGCCGGCCATCGGCTGACCTTTCAGCTTTTCGCACAGTCGCCTCCGTTCGCCCATCTCGGCGCCGTCTACCGCAATTTCGACTGGGACGATTCGCTGCGCTTCACCAAGGAAGCCGCCGGCTTGTCGGACCGCGTCTATGGCCGCCCGGCCGCTGCGGCTGAGTGA
- a CDS encoding RidA family protein, whose amino-acid sequence MIHKRLRPFNTKETYPEQKLDNDLSQGVVARGTMVFLRGQVAQDLDTRESLHVGDAGAQTAKAMANIKLLLEEAGSEMAHICRIVVYLTDIRYREAVYQEMGKWLKGVFPCSTGLVVPALARPEWVVEIEVTAVIPDPS is encoded by the coding sequence ATGATCCACAAGCGCCTTCGCCCGTTCAACACCAAGGAAACCTATCCCGAGCAGAAGCTCGACAACGACCTGTCGCAGGGCGTGGTGGCGCGGGGCACCATGGTGTTCCTGCGTGGCCAGGTGGCGCAGGATCTCGACACCCGCGAAAGCCTTCATGTCGGTGATGCCGGCGCGCAGACCGCCAAGGCGATGGCCAATATCAAGCTGCTGCTCGAAGAGGCCGGCAGCGAGATGGCGCACATCTGCCGGATCGTCGTCTACCTCACCGACATCCGCTACCGCGAGGCGGTCTACCAGGAAATGGGCAAGTGGCTGAAGGGGGTGTTCCCCTGCTCCACCGGCCTCGTCGTGCCCGCGCTCGCCCGCCCGGAATGGGTGGTCGAGATCGAGGTGACCGCCGTCATCCCCGATCCCTCGTGA
- a CDS encoding DUF1028 domain-containing protein yields MTFSISARCSRTGMFGIAVSSSSPCVAARCAHARAGVGVVATQNITDPMLGPRGLALLTEGLSADEVMARFATEAPHFDYRQVVVLDRQGRAAGHSGAHTLGTHRIALAPDAAAAGNLLANPDVPARMVEAFLAGPDQHIGNRIIAAMLAALEAGGEEGPVHSAGMLLVDTVGWPVADLRIDWSQADPIGELAALWRLWQPQMDAYVTRALDPRAAPSYGVPGNL; encoded by the coding sequence ATGACCTTCTCCATCTCCGCCCGCTGCTCCCGGACCGGCATGTTCGGCATCGCCGTCTCCTCGTCGAGCCCGTGTGTCGCCGCCCGCTGCGCCCATGCGCGCGCCGGCGTCGGCGTGGTGGCGACGCAGAACATCACCGATCCGATGCTGGGACCGCGCGGCCTTGCCCTGCTCACTGAGGGATTGTCGGCGGATGAGGTGATGGCGCGGTTCGCAACCGAGGCGCCGCATTTCGACTACCGGCAAGTGGTGGTGCTGGACCGGCAGGGCCGTGCCGCCGGCCATTCCGGCGCCCACACGCTCGGCACGCACCGCATCGCGCTGGCGCCCGATGCCGCCGCGGCCGGCAATCTGCTCGCCAATCCGGACGTGCCGGCGCGCATGGTCGAAGCCTTCCTCGCCGGTCCGGACCAGCACATCGGCAATCGCATCATCGCCGCCATGCTGGCGGCGTTGGAGGCGGGCGGCGAGGAGGGTCCGGTGCATTCGGCCGGCATGCTGCTGGTCGACACCGTCGGCTGGCCGGTCGCGGACCTGCGCATCGACTGGTCGCAGGCCGACCCGATCGGTGAGCTCGCCGCGCTGTGGCGGCTGTGGCAGCCGCAAATGGACGCCTATGTCACCCGCGCGCTCGATCCCCGGGCCGCGCCTTCCTATGGAGTGCCCGGCAACCTTTGA
- a CDS encoding LysR family transcriptional regulator: MRFTLRQLAYFVAAGETGSVTQASERVNISQPSVSAAISQLETEFGLQLFVRHHAQGLSLTSAGERFLQAAKALLLQAEELHEVADEVANAVAGPLQVGSFRTQSPLLVPGLCRGFLDLFPRVKLSVLEGDEESLLANLRRAETSLALTYRLNVTADLDFEPLALLPTYIVLPADHRFAQRRSLALAEIVEEPFILLDMPLSREYFVSLFLRNGLTPNIVARSDYPETVRSYVASGFGFSLLTARPVNKAALNGLPLAYVRLEGEYEPMVLGIATLRGLRKPRTAQAFIDYCRATISTERLPGTASWPD, encoded by the coding sequence ATGCGCTTCACGCTGAGGCAGCTCGCCTATTTCGTTGCCGCCGGTGAAACAGGAAGCGTCACGCAGGCCTCGGAACGCGTGAATATCTCTCAGCCCTCGGTATCGGCGGCCATTTCGCAGCTTGAGACCGAATTCGGACTTCAGCTGTTCGTGCGTCATCATGCACAAGGGCTGTCGCTGACATCGGCCGGCGAGCGCTTCTTGCAGGCGGCAAAGGCACTGCTGTTGCAGGCCGAGGAACTGCACGAGGTCGCGGACGAGGTGGCCAACGCGGTCGCCGGCCCGCTGCAGGTCGGATCGTTCCGGACACAATCGCCACTACTGGTGCCGGGACTCTGCCGCGGGTTCCTCGACCTCTTCCCACGCGTCAAGCTTTCGGTGCTGGAGGGCGATGAAGAATCGCTGCTGGCCAATCTCCGACGCGCCGAGACGAGCCTTGCCCTGACCTACCGGCTCAATGTCACGGCCGATCTCGACTTCGAGCCGCTCGCGCTGCTGCCGACCTACATCGTCCTGCCGGCCGATCACAGGTTCGCGCAGCGCCGTTCGCTTGCGCTTGCCGAGATCGTGGAGGAGCCTTTCATCCTGCTCGACATGCCGCTGAGCCGCGAGTACTTCGTTTCGCTATTCCTGCGTAACGGCCTTACGCCGAACATCGTGGCACGCTCGGATTATCCGGAAACGGTGCGGTCCTACGTCGCTAGTGGCTTCGGCTTTTCCCTGCTGACGGCGCGCCCCGTGAACAAGGCAGCGCTGAACGGCCTCCCGCTCGCCTATGTGCGGCTCGAGGGCGAATACGAGCCCATGGTCCTCGGAATCGCCACGCTGAGAGGCCTGCGTAAGCCGCGCACGGCTCAGGCCTTCATCGACTACTGCCGAGCGACGATTTCCACCGAGCGTCTGCCCGGCACGGCCTCCTGGCCAGACTGA
- a CDS encoding bifunctional riboflavin kinase/FMN adenylyltransferase produces the protein MECAGDTALFPFRDTLSAAAPIQRPFEVLESADTTPDRLAGSVLLLGNFDGFHRGHAALLDAARQVARGAPIGIMSVEPHPRQFFAPNAEAFRITSVGTKLEAFAKLGFSFAFVPRFTHAFAAQSAADFVEGTLARGLRVSHVVAGADFRFGHRRAGDVAVLRRIGGERGFGVTEVATFHQQDAVCSSSLVRQMLKVGDIAAATVLLGAAWCVEVEALRSDGYGIEVAWPADVILPAAGDYRVLIRGSDDRASQGSGTLIHGRRGMHLRPGPGTAAIPRRDRLMIEFIAS, from the coding sequence ATGGAATGCGCTGGCGACACCGCCCTTTTCCCCTTCAGAGATACGCTGTCGGCCGCCGCGCCGATCCAGCGGCCTTTCGAGGTGCTGGAATCCGCGGATACGACGCCTGATCGCCTCGCCGGCAGCGTGCTGCTGCTCGGCAATTTCGATGGCTTTCATCGCGGCCATGCGGCGCTGCTCGATGCCGCCCGGCAGGTGGCGCGCGGCGCGCCGATCGGCATCATGTCGGTCGAGCCGCATCCGCGTCAGTTCTTCGCCCCCAATGCGGAAGCATTCCGCATCACCTCCGTCGGCACGAAGCTCGAGGCTTTCGCAAAACTTGGCTTCTCCTTCGCTTTCGTGCCGCGCTTCACCCATGCCTTCGCCGCCCAGTCCGCTGCGGACTTCGTCGAGGGCACGCTGGCGCGCGGCCTGCGGGTGTCGCATGTGGTGGCGGGAGCGGACTTCCGGTTCGGCCATCGCCGCGCCGGTGACGTTGCCGTCCTGCGCCGCATCGGTGGTGAACGCGGCTTCGGCGTCACCGAGGTGGCGACGTTCCATCAGCAGGATGCGGTCTGTTCATCCTCGCTCGTGCGCCAGATGCTGAAGGTCGGGGACATCGCGGCGGCGACGGTGCTTCTCGGCGCTGCGTGGTGCGTGGAGGTGGAAGCGCTTCGCAGCGACGGCTATGGCATCGAAGTGGCATGGCCGGCGGACGTCATCCTGCCGGCCGCCGGTGATTACCGGGTCCTGATCCGCGGTTCGGATGACCGCGCTTCGCAGGGCAGCGGAACATTGATTCATGGTCGGCGCGGCATGCATCTCCGACCAGGCCCCGGCACCGCCGCAATTCCCCGTCGCGACCGGCTCATGATCGAGTTCATCGCCTCCTGA
- a CDS encoding aspartate ammonia-lyase, whose protein sequence is MPSVRTEHDTLGMVEVPSEALWGAQTERARRNFDVTGLPIGSLRELVGALAMVKRAAARANFRIGQLSPEKLQAIEQACNEIASGKHAAAFPVDVIQGGAGTSTNMNMNEVIANLANVSLGGAPGRYEPVHPNDDVNRSQSTNDVYPTAVRLSVILAAAPLKAALADLVAVLEEKSAAFTAIVKLGRTQLQDAVPMTLGQEFSAFATVLQEDIGRIGEMETLLCEVNLGGTAIGTGVNAAPGYANHAIAELRAISGVPLLRARNLVEASWDMGAFVLFSAMLKRLATKLSKIANDLRLLASGPRGGLGEILLPQMQPGSSIMPGKVNPVIPEMVNQVAFQVIGNDLAVTLAAEAGQLQLNAMEPLIAFNLHASLHLLTRAVRSLNVHCIAGIEADSARCRAHLDAGVSVVTALVPLIGYSNAAALALEALRLGRPIAELAVERGLFNAEDSRRLLDPLALAFPAA, encoded by the coding sequence ATGCCATCAGTCCGCACAGAACACGACACTCTCGGTATGGTCGAGGTTCCTTCCGAGGCACTGTGGGGCGCGCAGACCGAGCGCGCACGTCGCAACTTCGACGTGACGGGCCTGCCGATCGGGAGCTTGCGTGAGCTCGTCGGCGCGCTCGCCATGGTGAAGCGCGCGGCCGCGCGAGCCAATTTCCGCATTGGGCAATTGTCGCCCGAGAAGCTGCAGGCCATCGAGCAGGCATGCAACGAGATCGCCTCCGGCAAGCACGCGGCGGCCTTTCCTGTGGATGTCATTCAGGGTGGCGCCGGCACCTCGACCAACATGAACATGAACGAGGTCATCGCGAACCTCGCCAATGTGAGCCTTGGCGGCGCGCCGGGACGGTACGAGCCGGTCCATCCCAATGACGACGTCAATCGCTCGCAGTCCACCAACGACGTCTACCCGACCGCGGTCCGCCTTTCCGTCATCCTTGCCGCCGCGCCGCTCAAGGCGGCACTGGCGGACCTGGTCGCGGTGCTGGAGGAAAAGAGCGCGGCCTTCACCGCGATCGTGAAGCTGGGGCGGACGCAATTGCAGGACGCGGTGCCGATGACTCTCGGCCAGGAATTCTCTGCCTTCGCCACCGTGCTGCAGGAAGACATCGGTCGCATTGGCGAGATGGAGACCCTCCTGTGCGAGGTCAATCTCGGCGGCACCGCCATTGGCACGGGCGTCAACGCGGCGCCAGGTTACGCGAACCACGCCATCGCCGAGCTGCGCGCGATCAGCGGCGTACCCCTGCTACGCGCCCGCAATCTCGTGGAGGCGAGCTGGGACATGGGCGCCTTCGTGCTGTTCTCCGCAATGCTGAAAAGGCTGGCGACCAAGCTCTCGAAGATCGCCAATGATCTGCGTCTCCTCGCCAGCGGACCGCGCGGCGGCCTTGGCGAGATCCTGCTTCCGCAGATGCAGCCGGGTTCCTCCATCATGCCAGGAAAGGTCAATCCGGTCATTCCGGAGATGGTCAACCAGGTCGCCTTCCAGGTGATCGGCAACGACCTGGCAGTGACCCTCGCCGCCGAGGCGGGGCAGTTGCAGCTCAATGCCATGGAGCCGCTGATCGCCTTCAATCTTCACGCCTCGCTCCACCTCCTCACGCGCGCCGTAAGATCCCTGAATGTCCATTGCATTGCCGGGATTGAAGCGGACTCTGCGCGCTGCCGCGCTCATCTCGATGCCGGGGTTAGCGTGGTCACCGCCCTGGTCCCGCTGATCGGCTATTCCAACGCTGCCGCGCTGGCACTGGAAGCGCTGCGCCTCGGGCGGCCGATTGCCGAGCTCGCAGTGGAGCGTGGACTGTTCAACGCGGAAGACAGTCGCCGCCTGCTCGATCCGCTGGCGCTTGCGTTCCCGGCCGCGTGA
- a CDS encoding ABC transporter ATP-binding protein: MLASVSKPLVTFSSIDKTYDGETFVTRNLNFMIEEGEFLSLLGPSGSGKTTTLMMLAGFEAPSNGTILLGKSRLNETPPHRRNIGMVFQNYALFPNMTVAQNIAFPLSVRHVPKAEQQQRVERALAMVELAHLAERRPAQLSGGQQQRVALARALVFEPKLVLMDEPLGALDKNLRESMQYEIKRLHERLGVTIVYVTHDQSEALTMSDRVAVFHHGRIQQIATPKELYEDPANAFVANFIGENNGLQGRVTAHDGYYATLALTPEISVRGRAGEGIATDGPAVLALRPENVSFDGEASGEGNRLTGTIDEVIYCGDHWRLHLTAAGRDGFIMKVPNKTAMAPPVPGQAATISWGQDDCKIVANEGA, encoded by the coding sequence ATGCTTGCGTCCGTCTCGAAGCCGCTGGTGACCTTCTCGAGCATCGACAAGACGTACGATGGCGAGACCTTCGTGACGCGCAACCTCAACTTCATGATCGAGGAGGGCGAGTTCCTGTCGCTGCTCGGACCCTCGGGCTCGGGCAAGACGACGACGCTGATGATGCTCGCCGGCTTCGAGGCGCCGAGCAACGGCACTATCCTGCTCGGCAAGAGCCGCCTCAACGAGACGCCCCCGCATCGCCGCAACATCGGCATGGTGTTCCAGAACTACGCGCTGTTCCCGAACATGACGGTGGCGCAGAACATCGCCTTCCCGCTGTCGGTTCGCCACGTGCCGAAGGCGGAACAGCAACAACGGGTCGAGCGCGCGCTTGCCATGGTCGAGCTCGCGCATCTGGCCGAACGCCGCCCAGCGCAGCTATCTGGCGGCCAGCAGCAGCGCGTGGCGCTGGCGCGCGCCCTGGTGTTCGAGCCGAAGCTCGTGCTGATGGACGAGCCGCTCGGCGCGCTCGACAAGAATCTGCGCGAGTCGATGCAGTACGAGATCAAGCGCCTGCATGAGCGGCTCGGCGTCACCATCGTCTATGTGACGCACGACCAGTCCGAAGCGCTGACCATGTCCGACCGGGTCGCGGTGTTCCACCACGGCCGGATCCAGCAGATCGCCACGCCAAAGGAACTCTACGAGGACCCGGCCAATGCCTTCGTCGCGAATTTCATCGGCGAGAACAATGGCTTGCAGGGCCGGGTCACCGCCCATGACGGCTATTACGCGACGCTGGCGCTGACGCCCGAGATATCGGTGCGCGGCCGTGCCGGCGAGGGGATCGCAACCGATGGTCCGGCGGTCCTGGCGCTCCGGCCGGAGAACGTGTCGTTCGATGGCGAGGCGTCCGGCGAGGGCAACCGGCTTACCGGCACGATCGACGAAGTCATATATTGCGGCGACCACTGGCGCCTGCACCTCACCGCCGCGGGTCGGGACGGCTTCATCATGAAGGTCCCGAACAAGACGGCGATGGCGCCCCCGGTGCCGGGGCAAGCCGCAACGATTTCCTGGGGCCAGGACGATTGCAAGATCGTCGCGAACGAAGGCGCCTGA